In one window of Candidatus Neomarinimicrobiota bacterium DNA:
- a CDS encoding ArgE/DapE family deacylase has translation MMKTVKLISEAVDSLRDDIVRYCQKLTQTPSLPDEEHEVQELVSHKLKSLGMEVDVFPSRFDELKSHPAFCNDGFSPDSRIDVVARWRGGDKTAGRSLILNGHVDVVGTGDESLWHDSPWSGAVRDGKLYGRGSCDMKSGLTAAIFAIQSLQQIGFRPAGDILLQSVVGEETGGVGTLATIVKGYTADAAVILEPTNLKVCPVQSGALTFRLSVPGKATHAAMKKDGVSAIEKFSLLLEAIHQLEVRRHEENGHPLYDDPSHIAPVNIGTIHGGQWHSTVPEEVVAEGRFGVFPEESVEEARAS, from the coding sequence AAGACAGTCAAACTGATATCAGAAGCCGTCGATTCTCTCAGAGACGATATCGTCCGCTACTGCCAGAAGCTCACTCAGACGCCGAGCCTGCCAGATGAGGAACATGAAGTCCAAGAACTTGTAAGCCATAAACTCAAATCATTGGGCATGGAAGTGGATGTTTTCCCCAGCCGGTTCGATGAGCTGAAAAGCCATCCCGCGTTCTGTAATGACGGTTTTTCTCCCGACTCCCGTATAGACGTGGTGGCTCGCTGGAGAGGTGGTGATAAAACGGCTGGCCGTTCCCTGATACTGAATGGCCATGTGGATGTGGTGGGCACAGGGGATGAATCTCTTTGGCACGATTCCCCCTGGAGCGGAGCCGTCAGAGATGGGAAGCTCTACGGGCGCGGATCGTGTGACATGAAATCTGGACTGACAGCGGCCATCTTTGCCATTCAGTCACTGCAACAGATCGGCTTCCGACCGGCTGGTGATATACTACTGCAAAGCGTCGTTGGAGAGGAGACAGGCGGTGTGGGAACTCTGGCCACCATCGTGAAGGGATACACTGCCGACGCCGCGGTCATCCTCGAACCGACGAATCTCAAGGTCTGTCCCGTCCAGTCCGGCGCGCTCACATTCCGACTTTCGGTCCCCGGCAAGGCTACCCACGCCGCCATGAAGAAGGACGGCGTCAGCGCCATCGAGAAGTTCTCTCTTTTGCTGGAAGCCATACACCAACTTGAGGTCCGTCGCCATGAGGAGAATGGTCATCCCCTCTATGACGATCCTTCCCACATCGCCCCTGTCAACATTGGGACGATTCACGGCGGCCAGTGGCACTCAACCGTCCCCGAGGAAGTGGTGGCGGAAGGACGGTTTGGCGTCTTTCCGGAGGAGTCGGTCGAGGAGGCCAGAGCGTCC